TGAATAAAAATGTCCTCGTTGCGATTTAAACGAATATCATGAAATGATTTCTCTGCATCCATCGTCACGTGTTGATTCTTATGAAAAGCAAATGGAACATGATCCACATCATTTGCGGAGATCATGAGTGCTTTTGGACAATGTTCTGCTTGTTCTACAAAATGTACCCGTTCCATCAAGATATCGTCACTCATCAAAAAGTTTAAAAGCCAAGCACATTCTCTTCGTTTTAGCTGATATGACTCAAGAAACCATTTTAAAAATTCTCTTTTATCCATAACCGGAACTGGATTTGTCATCATGAACCCCTCCCTATAAAATGTGGACAGGAACTCTTTTAGCTAAGTACACTTACC
The DNA window shown above is from Salipaludibacillus agaradhaerens and carries:
- a CDS encoding ReoY family proteolytic degradation factor, with translation MTNPVPVMDKREFLKWFLESYQLKRRECAWLLNFLMSDDILMERVHFVEQAEHCPKALMISANDVDHVPFAFHKNQHVTMDAEKSFHDIRLNRNEDIFIQLNFKDKQMNPSYVAVLEENPYLPVNNEEENLNGVLAEIIIEESLRRFTIKKIEEEIDEALMAGNESRFYELAEKYTQLKALD